The segment cttttcatttcttttacaattCATTATTCTTCACCTTCCCCTTCTTCATTTCATTtgcaattttcaatttttttcccctcttccttttcatttcttttacgaTTCACTATTGTTCACCTTTCCCTTCTTCATTTCATTTGTAATTCACAATTTTTCCCCTTCCTCCATTTCATGTCTTACAATTCATTAttcttcccctttcccttcttcaatTCATTTGCAATTCACAATTTTTCCCCTTCTTCCATTTCATGTCTTTTACAATTCATTATTCTTCCCTTTCCTCCTCTACATTTAATTTACAGTTCACTATTCTTCGCCtttctcttcttcatctcttCTACAATTCAAAATTGttccccttcttccttttcatttcttttacaattcacaattcttcctttcctcctcctcctcctcctcctcagtgtcCTCCCGTTGGGtgttattgccgtcagtgcacctcacgcgatgcactgtggGCTCTACattagggtctttgcagcgtctctttggCTTCCAGCTGTAACCCCTTTTATTCATTATACAGTACATCTGTTCATATCTCTTTCTTCCGCCTTttacgttccaccctctcctaacaatcgttaGATATTGCAATTACGACATTTTTATCTTGTTGCACTTTTAAACCAGTTTTACTTCAAGTTTCCCATTTCAGCACTGCATGGCCTcacagatcccagcgcttggccttttgacataaagtttatattccattccattcctcagTTTCCTACTTAACGctatcttcattatcatcatcatcatcatcttcatcacctCCCCTCCTTTGACTCCtggtcctcctcctctccctctcctcctcgttatcatcatcatcatcttcatcttcatcaccTTTCCTCCTTTTActcctcgtcctctccctctcctcattatcaccaccatcatcatcatcattaacgaAGGTGAACTGAGATCAACTTAGCTGGCAGTAATGGAATATTCTTAGATCATACAGAACTCGGTCTTTGATGGCATTAGTCTGGGATCGATGAAGATAGTTGAGTTAGGTTCCCTGGGACTTGAGCAAAGGGCTGTATATATAACATCCTCCTCCGTGTCCCCCGTGAGGCGATGATGTTTGTAATGCTAAGCAGAATTATTGATCTTGTATACAAATGATTAACCCTTATTATCTACTATTCTTGACTGTGATACAGGctgatataataatatttatatctatatatatatatatatatatatattctatatattatatatatatatatcataagtggATAATCTCATGAAGCAAATTGACTTGCAGTGGTTGGGTGAATTAGTATCAGTCTTGTTTATTATTACAATATCTACTATTGTTTAGgttttctccctcccctctccctccccccttctttgtTTAAGAGTAATGAGAATCGTCCACGCAAATGGTAATTACCAAATAGCTTAATTCCCCAGTGAGACATTAAGGACAGACT is part of the Macrobrachium nipponense isolate FS-2020 chromosome 6, ASM1510439v2, whole genome shotgun sequence genome and harbors:
- the LOC135216637 gene encoding sarcoplasmic reticulum histidine-rich calcium-binding protein-like, with translation MYALHLGYGYCILQCAYSAAFTLSRFTFVNDDDDGGDNEERERTRSKRRKGDEDEDDDDDNEEERERRRTRSQRRGGDEDDDDDDNEDSVNWKPKRRCKDPNVEPTVHRVRCTDGNNTQREDTEEEEEEEERKNCEL